In the genome of bacterium, one region contains:
- a CDS encoding extracellular solute-binding protein, with translation MKKTILLFFTMALLGSSQAGAQSLAVYGTSGPYGPIGECAQLFSDENDVQVQVTSAARGEWMKEALEKADLIFEAAEYTMDEFIQKNPGFIDTRYRYSLGVRPSGILVRPNNPKRIRKLADLYNPGIKVMVVAGGGQTGIWEDMAARKGDISTLRKNVTAIAADENEAIRIWKESKELDAWITWESWHYRLKTITEFVPVAENIRVYRSTPIAITTRSQNKELSFKFVTFMQSDKAQEVFKK, from the coding sequence ATGAAGAAAACGATACTTCTGTTTTTCACAATGGCACTGCTAGGCAGCTCCCAGGCCGGTGCCCAGAGCCTGGCCGTCTACGGCACTTCGGGGCCCTATGGGCCTATTGGCGAATGTGCCCAGCTCTTTTCGGATGAAAACGACGTCCAGGTTCAGGTGACTTCGGCGGCCCGGGGTGAGTGGATGAAAGAGGCTTTGGAAAAGGCTGACCTCATTTTCGAGGCGGCGGAATACACCATGGACGAATTCATTCAAAAGAACCCGGGGTTCATTGACACACGTTACCGGTATAGCCTCGGTGTGCGGCCATCCGGCATCCTTGTCAGGCCAAACAACCCGAAAAGGATCAGGAAGTTGGCTGACCTTTACAACCCCGGCATCAAGGTCATGGTCGTTGCTGGTGGCGGACAGACGGGAATATGGGAAGATATGGCGGCAAGAAAAGGTGATATCTCGACCCTGCGCAAAAACGTCACGGCTATTGCCGCAGATGAGAACGAGGCAATACGGATCTGGAAGGAGAGCAAAGAGCTCGATGCCTGGATCACCTGGGAATCATGGCACTACCGCCTGAAGACGATCACCGAGTTTGTGCCGGTTGCTGAAAATATCAGGGTCTATCGGAGCACGCCCATCGCCATCACAACCCGCTCGCAGAACAAAGAGCTTTCCTTCAAGTTCGTCACCTTCATGCAGTCCGACAAGGCCCAGGAGGTTTTCAAAAAATGA
- a CDS encoding formate--tetrahydrofolate ligase, whose protein sequence is MTTPKKADPLQPALKSIIEIAESIGLGEDDLEFYGRYKAKVRLEAIGRFERRPGANLILVSAMTPTPAGEGKTTVSIGLTQALAKLGKQTIAALREPSLGPVFGIKGGATGGGRSCVLPADEINLHFTNDFPAVESAHNLLAAILDNTVFHGNPLNIDPRKITWPRVVDMNDRSLRDIIIGLGGSTNGVPRESGFDIVPSSEIMAILCLSRSYQDLKDRIRKILVSFTYDDKPVLAGDLKVEGAVTALLKHALLPNLVQTSEGVPAVIHGGPFANIAQGTNSIMSTDMALRLADYVVTEAGFGFDLGAEKYFDIVARYGDFNPKVVVLVATVRALKYHAGVAPDDLDTPNPRLAVLGMANLRKHYGNIDKFGVQCIIALNRFAQDTDEEIQAVIQAAEDEGMNIAAADIFSQGGEGGLDLAEKTIKLCSQSTGNYRPLYEWDQPVEDKIFSVASEIYGAVSVDYQPMAKRNLELIKKYGFDKLPICIAKTQQSLSDNPSLLGLPSNFIVTVREIKIASGAGFLIPITGQILRMPGLAKAPAAYNIDIDDDGVITGIN, encoded by the coding sequence ATGACAACACCCAAGAAAGCGGATCCTCTTCAGCCGGCATTAAAGTCTATAATTGAGATCGCGGAATCCATCGGCCTTGGCGAAGACGACCTGGAATTTTACGGCCGCTACAAGGCCAAGGTCCGGCTGGAGGCCATCGGGCGCTTCGAGCGCCGCCCCGGGGCCAACCTCATCCTCGTCTCAGCCATGACGCCCACACCCGCGGGCGAAGGCAAGACCACGGTTTCCATCGGGCTGACCCAGGCCCTGGCCAAGCTGGGCAAGCAGACCATCGCGGCGCTGCGCGAGCCATCCCTTGGTCCGGTCTTCGGCATCAAGGGCGGAGCCACGGGCGGAGGGCGCTCGTGCGTGCTGCCGGCCGACGAGATCAACCTGCATTTCACCAACGACTTCCCGGCAGTGGAGAGCGCGCACAACCTGCTGGCCGCCATCCTGGACAATACGGTCTTTCACGGTAACCCGCTGAATATCGACCCGCGAAAGATAACCTGGCCGCGCGTGGTGGATATGAATGATCGTTCGCTGCGGGATATCATCATCGGCCTGGGCGGTTCCACTAATGGCGTGCCGCGGGAGTCCGGCTTTGACATCGTGCCTTCCAGCGAGATCATGGCCATCCTCTGTCTCTCCCGTTCCTATCAGGACCTCAAGGACAGGATCCGCAAGATCCTGGTGAGTTTTACCTATGACGACAAACCGGTGCTCGCGGGTGATCTGAAAGTGGAAGGCGCGGTCACGGCCCTGCTCAAGCATGCCCTGCTGCCCAACCTGGTGCAGACCAGTGAGGGTGTACCTGCTGTTATCCACGGCGGCCCCTTCGCCAATATCGCCCAGGGCACCAACAGCATCATGTCCACGGATATGGCGCTCCGGCTGGCGGATTATGTTGTGACCGAGGCAGGTTTCGGCTTTGACCTGGGCGCGGAAAAATACTTTGACATCGTGGCACGCTACGGCGACTTCAACCCCAAGGTGGTGGTACTGGTGGCCACGGTGCGGGCCCTGAAATACCACGCAGGTGTGGCGCCCGATGACCTGGACACCCCCAATCCGCGGTTGGCGGTGCTCGGAATGGCCAATCTGCGCAAGCATTACGGAAACATCGACAAGTTCGGCGTGCAGTGCATCATTGCACTTAACCGTTTTGCACAGGATACGGACGAGGAGATTCAAGCCGTCATCCAGGCGGCCGAAGACGAAGGCATGAATATCGCCGCAGCCGATATATTCAGTCAGGGCGGTGAAGGCGGACTGGATCTGGCCGAGAAAACCATTAAGCTATGCTCCCAATCCACCGGTAACTATCGCCCGCTCTACGAATGGGACCAGCCCGTGGAAGACAAGATCTTCAGCGTGGCCAGCGAGATATACGGCGCTGTCTCGGTGGACTATCAGCCCATGGCCAAGCGCAACCTGGAACTCATCAAAAAATACGGATTCGACAAACTCCCGATCTGCATCGCCAAGACGCAGCAGTCGCTTTCGGATAACCCGTCCCTGCTGGGTCTGCCTTCCAACTTCATCGTCACGGTGCGCGAGATCAAGATCGCATCGGGCGCGGGTTTCCTCATCCCCATCACGGGTCAGATTCTGCGCATGCCCGGCCTGGCCAAGGCCCCGGCTGCCTACAACATCGACATCGATGACGACGGCGTCATAACGGGGATTAACTAA
- a CDS encoding HAD-IA family hydrolase, protein MHFELETATSNTRTAALNKLKNVQFNPPDVLITGDDVRNGKPPPEGYLMAASTIGVAPENCVVVEDSPVGIEAGKSAGMYIIVVETTHGESFLRNADVIVDDLYDMCIAEVPA, encoded by the coding sequence TTGCACTTCGAACTTGAAACCGCCACCTCAAATACAAGAACTGCCGCCTTAAATAAGCTTAAAAATGTACAATTTAATCCACCAGATGTTTTAATCACTGGTGACGATGTAAGAAATGGCAAACCTCCACCAGAGGGATATTTAATGGCTGCATCCACGATTGGAGTTGCGCCTGAAAATTGCGTTGTGGTAGAGGATTCACCCGTTGGCATTGAGGCTGGAAAAAGTGCAGGTATGTATATTATTGTGGTCGAAACTACCCACGGGGAAAGTTTTTTACGAAACGCTGATGTGATCGTTGATGATTTATATGATATGTGTATTGCTGAAGTCCCGGCCTGA
- a CDS encoding FxsA family protein codes for MFLRLFLLFTLIPAIELFLIIKVGSVIGALNTILIIIFTGILGAYYAREQGFRVVSNIQMKMQQGVAPGDDLINGAMLLVGGAFLITPGFLTDFAGFALIFPPTREAIKVGVKRSLEKRVRQGQVKVYRY; via the coding sequence TTGTTCTTAAGACTTTTTTTACTCTTCACTCTCATCCCCGCTATTGAGCTTTTTCTCATCATCAAGGTGGGTTCAGTGATCGGTGCCCTTAACACCATTCTCATCATCATTTTCACAGGTATTCTGGGCGCCTATTACGCCCGGGAGCAGGGGTTCAGGGTCGTCAGCAATATCCAGATGAAGATGCAGCAGGGGGTTGCTCCCGGGGATGACCTGATCAACGGTGCCATGCTACTGGTGGGCGGTGCTTTTCTTATCACCCCGGGCTTTCTTACTGACTTCGCGGGTTTTGCCCTTATCTTCCCCCCCACGAGAGAGGCGATCAAGGTGGGTGTGAAGCGCTCTCTGGAGAAAAGGGTGCGCCAGGGGCAGGTGAAGGTGTATCGGTATTAA
- a CDS encoding dienelactone hydrolase family protein — protein sequence MKEKSIDPKVYDLYDEYAHTLMDRRTFFNVASALAVVGGTGLAMAEAMMPRYAEAQTISFTDERIKARYVEYDSPGGTSGKMRGYLVKPAGGGPFPAVLVIHENRGLNPYIEDVARRAAAEGFLALAPDGLSPIGGYPGNDDDGKVMQSSLDAAKLFTDLLNSARYLKGHELSSGKLGATGFCYGGGVVNNLAIVMGTDLNAGAPFYGMAPATEDVPKIKAPLMIHYAEDDPRINASSEAYRGALEKNGNDFVMYTYEGTRHGFHNNSTPRYDEAQANIAWERTVAFFKKHLS from the coding sequence ATAAAAGAGAAAAGCATCGATCCCAAGGTATATGATCTATACGATGAATACGCTCACACTCTCATGGATAGACGCACCTTTTTCAATGTGGCATCAGCGCTGGCTGTGGTCGGCGGAACCGGTCTTGCTATGGCTGAAGCCATGATGCCCCGCTACGCCGAAGCGCAGACTATCTCCTTTACAGATGAGCGAATCAAGGCACGTTATGTGGAATATGACTCTCCTGGCGGCACATCAGGCAAGATGCGAGGGTACCTGGTCAAGCCAGCCGGAGGTGGCCCCTTTCCAGCGGTACTGGTTATCCATGAAAATAGGGGCTTGAATCCATACATTGAAGACGTGGCACGCAGGGCAGCGGCGGAAGGTTTTCTCGCCCTGGCACCTGACGGGCTCTCACCCATAGGCGGCTACCCCGGAAACGATGACGACGGCAAGGTCATGCAAAGTTCTTTAGATGCAGCCAAGCTTTTTACCGATCTGCTCAACAGCGCCAGATATCTGAAAGGTCACGAGCTGTCTAGCGGCAAGCTTGGCGCCACGGGTTTCTGCTATGGCGGGGGCGTGGTTAATAACCTGGCCATCGTTATGGGAACGGACCTGAATGCCGGAGCTCCTTTTTACGGTATGGCCCCGGCCACTGAAGATGTACCTAAGATAAAGGCACCTTTGATGATCCATTATGCCGAGGACGATCCCCGGATCAATGCTTCAAGTGAAGCCTACCGCGGCGCCCTGGAAAAAAACGGGAATGATTTTGTCATGTACACCTACGAGGGGACCCGTCACGGCTTCCATAACAATTCCACGCCCCGTTATGATGAAGCACAAGCAAATATAGCCTGGGAGAGGACCGTGGCATTTTTCAAAAAACACCTCTCCTGA
- a CDS encoding IS30 family transposase, translating into MEKTYEHLDCTERAMIQLGLEQGLSLRSIARSLHRPVSTVSQELHRNGWEPPAVRMGRRGRRPVAGGYQAVRAEQRARQVECQPRKAKRLVPGEALWNEVVNLLKAGNSPEQVSATLKRMHPEEPQFQVSHETIYTAIYAMPRGELRKEIIALLRQSRKKRRPRTRGEDRRGSIPNMVSIHERPAEVEERLVPGHWDGDLIKGARNASAVGTLVERSCLFVTLAKVDNASTETAEKGFSFVLNRIDAQRRLSMTYDQGKEMACHEKLAENTKIKVYFADPHSPWQRGINENTNGLLRQYLPNRTDLSAYSQKELDQIALKLNTRPRKSLGWKCPAEIFLPDFNFEEYYGRILNPVALRT; encoded by the coding sequence ATGGAAAAGACATACGAGCATTTGGATTGCACGGAACGTGCGATGATTCAATTGGGGCTGGAGCAAGGGCTTTCGTTGCGATCAATCGCCCGAAGTTTGCATCGCCCCGTGAGTACAGTGAGTCAGGAATTACATCGGAATGGTTGGGAGCCTCCCGCGGTTCGTATGGGGCGGCGGGGCCGACGTCCGGTGGCGGGCGGTTATCAGGCCGTGCGAGCTGAACAACGCGCCAGACAAGTGGAGTGTCAGCCGAGAAAAGCCAAGCGACTGGTTCCGGGCGAGGCGCTCTGGAACGAAGTCGTTAATCTCTTGAAGGCTGGCAACTCACCGGAGCAGGTTTCTGCTACACTGAAGCGTATGCACCCTGAAGAGCCGCAGTTCCAGGTCAGCCATGAGACCATCTACACGGCGATCTACGCGATGCCGCGCGGCGAGTTGCGCAAGGAGATCATTGCCTTGTTGCGACAATCACGCAAGAAGCGTCGGCCACGCACCCGCGGGGAAGATCGACGTGGCAGCATACCGAACATGGTCAGCATTCATGAGCGACCTGCCGAAGTGGAAGAACGGCTGGTCCCGGGCCACTGGGATGGTGATCTGATCAAGGGGGCGCGCAACGCCTCAGCTGTCGGGACACTGGTGGAACGCAGCTGCTTGTTTGTGACCCTGGCCAAAGTCGACAATGCCAGCACCGAAACCGCAGAAAAAGGATTCAGCTTCGTTCTCAACCGGATTGATGCCCAACGGCGATTGAGTATGACCTACGACCAGGGCAAGGAGATGGCCTGTCACGAGAAGTTGGCCGAGAACACGAAAATCAAGGTCTACTTTGCCGACCCACATAGCCCTTGGCAACGCGGTATCAACGAGAACACCAATGGGTTGCTGCGCCAGTATTTGCCAAATAGAACAGACCTGTCTGCTTACTCTCAAAAGGAGCTTGACCAGATTGCCTTGAAGCTTAACACCAGGCCGAGGAAAAGCCTTGGCTGGAAGTGCCCGGCGGAAATCTTCTTGCCGGACTTTAATTTTGAAGAATATTATGGGCGCATCTTAAACCCTGTTGCACTTCGAACTTGA